One window from the genome of Candidatus Vogelbacteria bacterium encodes:
- the rpmH gene encoding 50S ribosomal protein L34 codes for MSITYQPKRKKRRRTHGFLARKNSPTGKNILIRRRRKKRARLTV; via the coding sequence ATGTCTATAACCTATCAACCTAAGCGTAAAAAACGCCGTCGAACCCACGGTTTTTTGGCTAGAAAGAATAGTCCAACTGGTAAAAATATTCTAATTCGTCGTCGTCGTAAAAAACGGGCTCGTTTAACGGTTTAA
- the rnpA gene encoding ribonuclease P protein component, translating into MAGTSHKVSRALFKEVFVGGRSTHSASFTLKKTVKPNSLTLFSVVVSAKVAKKAVKRNLIKRRIRAALVELKSSIQPGSVIIVFTKPSIVSMSYTEIKKQLDTSLRSL; encoded by the coding sequence ATGGCTGGGACTTCTCATAAAGTTTCCAGAGCCTTGTTTAAGGAGGTTTTTGTTGGTGGTCGAAGTACTCATTCGGCCTCCTTTACCCTTAAAAAAACAGTAAAACCAAACTCACTGACTTTATTTTCAGTGGTTGTGTCGGCCAAGGTGGCTAAAAAGGCGGTTAAAAGAAATTTAATCAAAAGACGGATTAGGGCTGCTTTGGTTGAGTTAAAATCTAGTATTCAACCAGGAAGTGTTATTATAGTCTTTACGAAGCCATCTATTGTTTCAATGTCTTATACGGAAATAAAAAAACAACTAGATACTTCTTTGAGAAGTCTTTAA